The Salvia splendens isolate huo1 chromosome 21, SspV2, whole genome shotgun sequence genome includes a window with the following:
- the LOC121784120 gene encoding uncharacterized protein LOC121784120 — protein sequence MPPRRQAGRPRRYAQVPEQVPRRDQAGGAGAQPPPPPPPPPAVPERRVEETFLKQNPPVFNGLGNPAAAETWVRAVERIFDFLQCTDRERLSCVKFQLVESADFWWEARRKVMTREQLEHLTWGEFKNELYGKYIPKSYRKAKEVEFYSLKQGKMTVTEYDRLFCDMSRYAPGLVDTDEKMAEKFCTGLRSEIRMALASHGGLSYVESLGRALDIEAAMPKERPTTHVTTAPPPPQQQFPREKRKWEGDRVPTDAKKPQFAPKPQQNRWYQTAPTPAAERGAQAPLCARCSKRHDGECKAGTDGCFHCRQKGHFARNCPNKTTGMGGQRPQLRALQAEPRRKNAILPAPRPQRQLRQRLPPQARAFALQQKQARAEEGKREQGNLAGMGTLLNVPIAILFDTGASHSFISTSCVDTLNLPTDVMEHSMRVSSPVGGLIDTTRTCSNIKFSMGNLNLVAHNLHVMLMWSVDIILGMDWLAENYATIRCKERQIALQYPGTELVIFHGISMRKRKSIISALQATTMMRKGCPAYLVYLNEEEKKDKKIEDVAIVREYPDVFPEKLPGLPPNRQLEFSIDLEPGSAPISKAPYRMAPRELEELKMQLQELLDLGFIRPSVSPWGAPNKYPLPRIDDLFDQLQGAGVFSKMDLRSGYHQLRVRQDDIPRTAFRTRYGHYEFTDCQNHNGETQPSGL from the exons atgcctcccaGAAGACAAGCAGGCAGGCCGAGAAGGTACGCGCAAGTACCAGAGCAGGTACCTAGGAGAGACCAGGCTGGGGGAGCAGGAGCACAAccgccacctcctccaccaccgcctcctgCAGTGCCGGAGAGGCGAGTGGAAGAAACATTTCTCAAACAGAACCCACCCGTGTTCAATGGTCTGGGGAATCCTGCTGCAGCAGAGACCTGGGTGCGTGCGGTTGAGCGCATCTTTGATTTTCTTCAGTGCACCGACAGAGAGCGACTCTCATGTGTGAAGTTTCAGCTGGTTGAGTCCGCCGACTTCTGGTGGGAAGCCAGGCGAAAGGTTATGACTCGTGAACAGTTGGAGCACCTGACCTGGGGGGAGTTTAAGAATGAGCTGTACGGCAAGTACATCCCCAAGAGCTACCGCAAGGCCAAAGAGGTGGAGTTTTACAGTTTGAAACAGGGAAAGATGACAGTGACCGAGTACGATAGGTTGTTCTGTGACATGTCACGCTATGCGCCTGGACTAGTAGACACGGACGAGAAAATGGCCGAAAAGTTTTGTACTGGCCTGAGATCGGAAATAAGAATGGCTCTGGCCAGTCATGGAGGTCTGTCTTATGTCGAGTCATTGGGCCGGGCCCTGgacattgaggcagctatgcccaaagagaggCCGACGACACATGTCACCACTGCTCCACCGCCGCCACAGCAGCAGTTCCCTCGAGAAAAGAGGAAATGGGAAGGAGACCGAGTCCCGACTGATGCTAAGAAACCACAGTTTGCCCCTAAGCCACAGCAGAACCGTTGGTACCAAACTGCCCCGACTCCAGCTGCGGAGCGCGGAGCCCAGGCACCTCTATGTGCGAGATGCTCGAAGAGACATGACGGCGAGTGTAAGGCCGGGACTGATGGATGTTTCCACTGCAGGCAGAAGGGACATTTTGCCAGAAACTGCCCGAACAAGACAACTGGAATGGGAGGACAACGTCCGCAACTGCGGGCACTCCAGGCCGAACCAAGGAGAAAGAATGCGATACTCCCTGCACCACGTCCTCAGAGACAGCTACGCCAGAGACTTCCCCCACAGGCAAGAGCCTTCGCACTGCAGCAGAAGCAGGCCAGGGCCGAGGAAGGGAAACGGGAGCAAGgcaatttggcaggtatgggaactcTCCTCAACGTACCTATCGCCATTTTGTTTGATACCGGTGCATCACACTCCTTTATATCAAcatcttgtgtggatactttgaacTTGCCTACGGATGTGATGGAACATAGTATGAGGGTGTCCTCACCCGTAGGAGGCCTTATAGATACCACACGAACGTGCTCAAACATAAAATTTTCCATGGGAAACCTGAACCTAGTAGCTCATAACTTACATGTGATGTTGATGTGGAGCGTCGACATTAtactaggaatggattggttagccGAGAACTACGCCACAAtccgttgtaaggagagacagatagCACTACAATACCCTGGGACAGAACTCGTAATCTTTCATGGGATCTCCATGAGGAAACGAAAATCGATTATTTCTGCCCTACAAGCAACAACCATGATGAGGAAAGGATGCCCTGCATACCTCGTCTATTTGaacgaagaagagaaaaaggacAAGAAAATTGAAGACGTGGCAATAGTACGAGAATATCCTGATGTATTCCCAGAAAAGCTACCAGGCTTGCCACCAAACAGGCAATTGGAGTTCAgcatcgatctggaaccaggatcAGCTCCAATATCGAAGGCGCCTTACAGAATGGCACCAagggagttagaggaactcaaaaTGCAATTACAGGAACTACTAGACCTGGGcttcattcgacccagtgtgtcgccgtggggCGCACCA aacaagtatcctttaCCGAGAATCGACGACCTCTTCGATCAGCTGCAAGGAGCTGGAGTTTTctcgaagatggatttgagatcgGGTTATCACCAGTTGAGAGTTCGACAGGACGATATACCAAGGACTGCGTTCCGCACCAgatatggccattatgagtttacg gattgccaaaatcacaaCGGGGAAACACAGCCATCTGGGTTGTAa